From one Streptomyces mobaraensis genomic stretch:
- a CDS encoding roadblock/LC7 domain-containing protein — protein MSQAAQNLNWLITNFVESTPGVSHTVVVSADGLLLAMSEGFPRDRADQLAAVASGLTSLTAGASRIFEGGPVNQTVVEMERGFLFIMSISDGSSLAVLAHPECDIGLVGYEMALLVDRAGNVLTPDLRAELQGSLLN, from the coding sequence ATGAGCCAGGCGGCGCAGAATCTGAACTGGTTGATCACCAACTTCGTGGAGAGCACCCCGGGGGTGTCCCACACGGTGGTGGTGTCCGCCGACGGACTGCTGCTGGCCATGTCCGAGGGGTTCCCCCGGGACCGCGCGGACCAGCTGGCGGCGGTGGCCTCCGGCCTGACCTCCCTGACGGCCGGTGCCTCGCGCATCTTCGAGGGCGGGCCCGTCAACCAGACCGTGGTGGAGATGGAGCGCGGCTTCCTCTTCATCATGTCCATCTCCGACGGCTCCTCGCTGGCCGTGCTGGCGCACCCGGAGTGCGACATCGGCCTCGTCGGCTACGAGATGGCCCTGCTGGTCGACCGCGCGGGCAACGTACTGACGCCCGATCTCCGCGCCGAACTGCAGGGAAGCCTGCTGAACTGA
- a CDS encoding DUF742 domain-containing protein codes for MTPPVSPGPYGASHHMPYGSEGDQPLVRPYAMTGGRTRPRYQLAIEALVSSTADPAQLGNLLPEHQRICHLCREVKSVAEVSALLNMPLGVARILVADLAEAGMVAIHQPGGGGEAGGTPDVTLLERVLSGLRKL; via the coding sequence ATGACCCCGCCCGTCTCGCCCGGCCCGTACGGCGCCTCGCACCACATGCCGTACGGGAGTGAAGGCGACCAGCCACTGGTCCGTCCCTACGCCATGACGGGCGGCCGGACCCGGCCGCGCTACCAGCTCGCCATCGAGGCGCTGGTCAGCTCGACCGCCGACCCGGCCCAGCTGGGCAACCTGCTGCCCGAGCACCAGCGGATCTGCCACCTCTGCCGTGAGGTGAAGTCGGTCGCGGAGGTCTCCGCGCTGCTGAACATGCCGCTCGGCGTGGCGCGGATCCTGGTGGCCGACCTGGCCGAGGCCGGGATGGTGGCGATCCATCAGCCGGGCGGCGGCGGCGAGGCCGGCGGAACGCCGGATGTGACACTGCTCGAAAGGGTGCTCAGTGGACTTCGGA